Proteins found in one Vitis riparia cultivar Riparia Gloire de Montpellier isolate 1030 unplaced genomic scaffold, EGFV_Vit.rip_1.0 scaffold727_pilon_pilon, whole genome shotgun sequence genomic segment:
- the LOC117910377 gene encoding putative pentatricopeptide repeat-containing protein At3g16890, mitochondrial, with protein sequence MRGLSSLASRASPAIKNLSEEAYNHRKFNKENPTKRKPKAALNPRPTDRLATPSRGKSGSKSSSLFFNSNSLISDHNQEFRVKSIDHQYISEILSREDWFLLINHEYKAKRISLNPRLVVSILQNQENQLHPLRFYIWVLKINPLLAKNQSVRVALANVLYRKGPVILSVELLQDIRNSGCAITEDLLCILIGSWGRFGLAKYCAEVFGQVSFLGLSPSTRLYNAVIDALVKSNSLDLAYLKFQQMSLDNCNPDRFTYNILIHGVCRIGVVDEALRLVKQMESLDCSPNVFTYTILIDGFCNARRFDEAFRVLDTMKGRNVSPSDATFRSLVHGLFRSIDPSKAFELLSRFLEKEAVLPKVVCDTILCCLSNSKMPKEAALFLRKAQEKSYFPDSSTFNIIITCLIRGLDVNETCEILDSFVEQGLKPCFNTYISLIEALFKAGRDGEGNRYLNEMVQVGLVSNAFSYNMVIDCFCKASMMDRASETFREMKESGIDPNIVTFNTLISGYSKNGEIGKARALLEMLLEYGFKPNIFTFSSMIDGLCRAHQISDAFNCFNEMVEWGVAPNAVTYNILIRSLCVVGDVAKSMKLLRRMQANGISPDVFSFNALIQSFCRMNKVEKAQNLFVSMLALGLSPDNFTYCAFIKALCESGRFDEAKELFLSMEANGCIPDSYTCNLIIDALIQQARFEEVKVIARKYSNQGISPNSIPVL encoded by the coding sequence ATGAGAGGGCTTTCTTCTCTAGCTTCTAGGGCTTCTCCTGCAATCAAGAATCTCTCTGAAGAAGCATACAATCATAGAAAATTCAATAAAGAAAACCCCACAAAACGCAAACCCAAAGCAGCTCTCAATCCAAGGCCTACAGACAGGCTTGCAACTCCTTCAAGAGGTAAGTCTGGTTCCAAGAGTTCTAGTTTGTTTTTCAATTCAAACAGCCTCATTTCGGATCATAATCAGGAATTTCGCGTTAAATCGATCGATCATCAATATATTTCCGAGATTTTGTCGAGAGAGGACtggtttttattaataaacCACGAGTATAAGGCGAAGAGGATCAGTTTGAATCCTCGGTTGGTGGTGAGCATTCTGCAGAACCAAGAAAACCAATTACATCCTCTGAGATTTTATATCTGGGTTTTGAAGATCAACCCGTTGTTAGCTAAGAATCAGTCCGTTCGGGTTGCTTTAGCGAATGTTCTTTATAGGAAAGGTCCTGTTATATTGTCTGTTGAATTGCTGCAAGATATTAGAAATTCAGGTTGTGCGATTACCGAAGACTTGCTTTGCATTTTAATTGGTAGTTGGGGGAGGTTTGGATTGGCGAAGTATTGTGCAGAAGTTTTTGGGCAGGTTTCGTTTTTGGGTCTTAGTCCAAGCACTAGGTTGTATAATGCGGTCATTGATGCATTGGTGAAATCCAATTCACTTGACTTGGCGTACTTGAAATTCCAACAGATGTCTCTGGATAACTGCAATCCTGATAGGTTCACATACAATATTCTTATTCATGGAGTTTGCAGGATAGGTGTGGTGGATGAGGCACTTCGTCTAGTTAAGCAGATGGAGAGCTTGGACTGTTCACCTAATGTTTTTACTTATACCATTCTAATTGATGGGTTTTGTAATGCGAGAAGGTTTGATGAAGCCTTTAGGGTTTTAGACACAATGAAGGGTAGAAATGTGAGTCCTAGTGATGCCACATTTAGGTCATTAGTTCATGGGTTGTTTCGCTCTATTGACCCGTCTAAGGCATTTGAGTTGTTATCAAGATTTTTAGAGAAGGAAGCTGTCTTGCCTAAAGTAGTTTGTGATACCATATTGTGTTGCCTCTCAAATAGCAAGATGCCAAAAGAGGCAGCCTTGTTTTTGAGGAAAGCACAAGAGAAGAGTTATTTCCCTGACAGTTCAACATTTAACATTATAATTACTTGTTTGATTAGAGGACTGGATGTCAATGAGACATGTGAAATATTGGATAGTTTTGTTGAGCAAGGTTTGAAACCATGTTTTAATACTTACATTTCACTTATTGAAGCTTTGTTCAAGGCAGGAAGAGATGGGGAGGGGAATCGTTACTTGAATGAGATGGTCCAAGTTGGACTTGTATCAAATGCTTTTTCATACAACATGGTTATTGATTGCTTCTGCAAAGCTAGTATGATGGACAGAGCATCAGAGACTTTCagagaaatgaaggaaagtGGCATTGATCCTAACATTGTTACTTTCAACACTCTTATTAGTGGGTACTCAAAGAATGGGGAGATAGGCAAGGCAAGAGCTCTGTTGGAGATGCTTTTGGAGTATGGATTCAAGCCTAATATCTTTACTTTTAGTTCTATGATAGATGGCCTTTGTCGGGCACACCAGATCAGTGATGCTTTTAATTGTTTCAATGAAATGGTAGAGTGGGGTGTTGCTCCAAATGCTGTCACATACAATATCTTGATCCGCTCTTTGTGTGTTGTTGGGGATGTTGCAAAATCaatgaaacttttaagaaggaTGCAAGCTAATGGAATAAGCCCAGACGTATTCTCTTTCAATGCTCTCATTCAAAGTTTTTGTAGAATGAATAAGGTTGAGAAAGCACAAAACCTTTTTGTTTCCATGTTGGCATTGGGCTTGAGTCCCGACAATTTTACATATTGTGCTTTTATTAAGGCATTGTGTGAATCAGGGAGATTTGATGAGGCAAAAGAGTTGTTCCTCTCAATGGAAGCAAATGGATGTATTCCTGACTCTTATACATGTAACTTAATTATTGATGCCCTAATCCAACAGGCCCGGTTTGAAGAGGTCAAGGTTATAGCAAGGAAATATAGCAATCAGGGAATTTCCCCAAATTCTATACCCGTTTTATAG